The sequence below is a genomic window from Gossypium hirsutum isolate 1008001.06 chromosome A11, Gossypium_hirsutum_v2.1, whole genome shotgun sequence.
taaatatagtaTGTTGGATTTGTATACAAAATTAGGTACGTTCTAAACATTATGAATGATATATAGGAATAGCCTTGGTATATTTTAAGGTTGTTTCTCCCACAACACATCATATTTCTTAcccatttgtatatatatttttttatataatgcttataattatccataattttttctcaacttttaaataagaaaataaatacacTTCAACGCACTTAAATTTACGTCTTACTAAAATTGACAATAATGTTAATGTCAACCAAATCAAACCAAATATTACTTTTAATTGCTTTTCTAATTTCCCTTACAAAAATGacccattatatatatatatcactctTTCATCCCATTTACAAATCAATTAATATATCTTTAATTTCAAGTTTGTTAGTCAGGACACAATTGGATTTACCCATCATCACAAGATTGTCAATATTCATTTCCATGCAAGAAATTTCTTCCAACTAAGCGCAATTTGTAAAAAGGATAATCATAAAACAAAGCAAATTTGGATGCTTTTGGTATTCTCCATGTCCCTAAAATTAAGATGAATTGtctgaatttaaataattttcatatGTGGTGCattgaatataataaataatagatgaCATGACTTTCAGCTCTTAATGGAGATAAAGCCAAATTAAGGCCATAAGGACAAACATAAAATTCCAGCCAAAAGTTTGTCACTTCCCAGCAAATTGCACTTAATAAGATTCTTGTTTGGATTATCTGTTTCTTCTTCTTGTGCTTGGAATTTGTTTTCCCAaaatgtaatgaaatggtaatAAAGACTTAAAGacgagaaaaaagaaaaaaaaaataatgtcaTGGCAATGGCAATAGCAATAGCAATAGCAATGGGTAACTTTACTTAAAAGTACAATTATAGATGATCAGACAAGGAGCGTAGAtatgttctttttttcttctgtTGGCTCAGTTTATCATTTTTGGTTGTAATGTATACTCTTTTGTGGGAAGCCCCCAACTTTTTAGTCTTCACGTGCCTGCCTACCctcattcatcttcttcatacATGCTACTGGATGCATATATTCATTCCATATCTCTATCCTAtttattaatgtatttttttcgTAAACTAAttgagtgattattttgtaattttttataattaggtgATTATTAGtataaattatcttatttttttataaatatatatttaatatttgaacattatataaaaaataattaaattcttttttatttgattaaaatttgatacagtgaataaaatataaaataaaaaataagaggaTCTCATGGGATATCTTCAAAGTGGGTCTGCATGAAATTGTATTGCTAACGTTGAGCCATAGGGATGCACGTTCCTTCAATCGTTTTTCTATGAATAtgattttcatatttcataaaccGTTTTCTCTTtaccaaatattcattttaattccAATAAAAAGATATTACAAGTAAATGAGGGCAAATCGCAAATGTCTTGTATACAAAAGCTAATAAAGGTAAAAGATTTTGGTTCTAAATTATACATAACTTTGAAaagtaagaaaaaaagaaaaaacttcaaCACGTTATCACGGCCCTCTCTATTAATCGACACTTTGAACCATAAAAGAAAACCTTAGACGCATGCAAATGATAACAACGAATATATTTGTGAGGGATTGAATGTAGGGGGAGAGAAAAAAGAAGTTATAAGTGGTAACATGTCATAAAAGGacaacaagaaagaaaaagaaaaagcatgcTCTGCAAGGAAGGATCTAAAATGtcatagttattattattattattattattattattaattatcctaaaatttaagagaaattaaaAGTTAAAGAATCATAAGAAAATTGGGCAAAATGAAGTGATGGCATAAGAAACAAAGCATGTGAAAGTGGGGAGACTTATCttttaaatccaaaaagagaAGTTTCGGTGGACAGGTCCAAAAGTCAAAGAATCAAAATCCAAAACAATTGTGCTTTATAAAAGAGGCCCCAATGCGCAATCAATAACATTGTAGCCTTCATTTCACGTAAGCCAACAAATACAAGATGTTATTACAAACCTATCTTATAACCAAACTGGCCCTCCCTGTCTCTCATTTTTATTTTACCAAaccaattgaattttaaattaagatGGGTGGCTATGCCAAATTTTCGGATTTCAgacaatatacatatatgttggATTATGATATCGATAATGTCTTTGGATTTGGAATCCATATAAGCAATAGGATAATGTTTTTATTGTGGACGCTTGCatttggtttgtaatagattctTCGCTATTATACTTGTCTGTCTCCGCTTTGGTGTACATTAATACACCAAAATGTATATATCTACATAACACCACTTGTAGTCGATAGAtggaaatttttatattatatctctaatctttttattaaaattttatctagtTTGTTAATACATTACGTGTAATTATATGGTTATTCCATCAATAATGTTTACTTTTAATTATAGAAATAGAtgatcttttaataaaaaaattaatttcctctcttttttttttttaaagtatacaTTATAGCGATCTCAGTAATTAATCTTTCACATTTTGTAggcataataatatataaaaattaatttacttattctttaaataaaaataaaaaatatataaaatataatttaactcatCATACAATATTTTCTGTACAAAGTTACGTTAACAATTAAAAATGGGCTTTAGATAGTGAGAATCTTAAGCCATCCCTTTTAagggaaattattttttttttgaatgatcAAACGCCCATCTTGCCTTGCCTTGTTCTAATTATCATAGCAAATTATTTtcgtctttttttttctttttcttttgaaggaAACATATATTGAGATGTGTTTTTCAACAAATCCAAATCCAATAAAATGTTATGTTAGACATACATAATAAAATCAATTTCTTTCATTTAACAGTCTTAAATTTTGAGCATCAACGAAAATAGAtttgtttcactaaaaataattttcggaaaattatttttgaaaaatgatttatttttctaaaaaagttaatatttttttttgtatttgaataaatctgtataaaatattttctattgtttggtaaatttttcgaaaatattttataaaagttattttcaatgaaacaaatataaatttaagatttatgataAGTAGTGAATTGATTACAAAATGTTGTTAAGGTGAACTTATAGTAAATAAAGAATATTCATGATGTTaatgattaatttgtaaattttgtgaaatttataattgaaacaagagaagtGATATGTTCgaaaatttgttattataatgaattattttattaaagtgcTTATGtagtgaaaaaaattatatagcaatagggactaaattgaaaaatgtatagAAGTTTAAGTGTGAAgcaatttaatatgtgaataagaaacttatgataaaaatttaatgaatgtATTATGAgatgataaaatatgtataaagtattgtaaaagtaaaattgtggaaaaatatgaaatttttatgatgacaaggactaaattgttaaacttgagaaaatatgtggatgaagtaatagaagtgaaatacatagaaattcgataagtgaaataagatattgagataaattatgtgattaaagtaTAACAAGAAAGAATATTGATTTAAtgtgattaattagtgaataatgaatttttatgacaaaaaaaaaactaaattaaaaagttatgaaagtttataagaagatatttgataagtgaagaaTGTAGTAGAGAATGTAACATTCCAGTGCTTTGACCCACTATTCAAATTGAGTAAGAGAGTTATCAGGTTGAAAAATGCCTTAGGGAAAAAAATTGGTAAGACATTTTATAGGAATAATGAGTAAATTTACATTGACTATcctattttacatgaaacaaGCATTGGAAAAGGCTGAAAATATAAGAAGAAAAcataatatatttttagattttatatttacctcttgaattaaaagaaattgtaaaatatttttgttagactacaataatatattttttaaaaaaagaaaaagaaaaggagatgtTTAAGTGAGATATTGTTTTGCAGCTTTTTAAGAGTAGTTTAAAAAtgaaagtttaaataaaattgataccAAAGAATACTCCCATTTCTATATAACAATGATGCAAATGAGCTGTAGccaaaattttccttaaaacttcaTCTTCTAAAAAAGGGAAAGTTGTAGCTGCAGAGCGGACATGAATCCTCAAGTTTTAACATAAAATCCTGGCATTAGGGATCATGGTATCATTTTACAACGAAAAACCAAACTCTGCTGATGCCTATCATCCTTTACCGCCAAGAGAATTTATTCCTTTCCACGGTACTTGAACCTCTCTTCCCAACCTACCTTCTTCTTCTGTTATACTCTACAATTTAACCACTCGATTATGTCGTCCGTTACAACTTCTCGTTCCAGTTCAAACAGGAGATCATGTAACAGCCCTTGGAATAATCTGATCGTTTTGTCGGTTGAGGCAGCTTCTTTATACAGTTTTTCAGAAGCTTGAGGATCTGTTACGGTATCATCGGTACCATGAAGAACGAAGAAAGGAACCGTGAATTCCCTCAGGTTTTGCTGCAAGTAGGATGTAATTCTAAGAAGCTCACAACCAGTTCTTACACGGAGGGGTCCCGTGTACACCAATGGATCGGAATATTTCTCCACCAGTGCCTGCGGGTCCCTAGAAACTGGCCTGCCCTTTTTATTCGCGACCGTGATTTGGTATCTTGGCACTAGAAATGAGATGACCGGTGCAACTGCCTGCCACAGGCATAAGATATGAAGAATGTGAATGCTAGTGCTTGATGATCACTCTTATACCATGTTCTTCATAATTTCAAAGGAAATTCTTACCATAACAATTGGATGAGTCGGCTGGATGGCTACCGCTGGTGAAGTCATTATAATGCCTGCTACTTGTGCTTCAACCTTGGGATCAAGCACGGCCTAAAATGAATGCAAAAACAAGTGAAAACTGAAAATTTAGCTCAAACACGATCAATATCAATATATAAATGATTCTATTTGTAAGAACCTTACTTTAAGGACAATCGCGCCACCCGTTGAATGACCAAAGCAAAAGCATGGAAGGCCGGGATTCTCGGCTAAAACCTTATCAAGGAATATTTTCTGTAACAAGTTGGGAAGATGGATTAATTTCAACCGATACTTTCAAATGCATTTCTGTAGCTGAaccttaaaacataccaaatcaacaaCAGCATCATCAAGAGAATGAACATATGCATGTAGCCCATCAGTTCCACCATGTCCTACAGAATTCAAGGagcaaataaacttaaaaatgataACAGCAGTAAAGGTGATCATGCACTATAAACTGGGAACATCTCATAATATTAGGGACTGAAGTGGGCTGAAAAAAACTTTTAAGGACCAAAGTGGGAAAAGCGGTATACTTGAGGGGCTAAAGTGTGCATTAAGCAGACGTGCTTTCTGGTCAagtagaatgtgattttagtagTCTGTTCATGAAAACTTACCAACCCAATCCATTCCATAGACCTTGAATCCATTTGCATTAAGCCTCTTTGCAAAGGAAGTGTATCTGCCACTGTCGTTGAAAAAGTAAACGTTGACTATAACCCATATAAAAGGCTACGGGGTGGGTTGAATATAATCAACAAAATGGCCTTAGATACAAATAACAAACCTGTGTTCATTGAGGCCATGCAACAGAACAACTAGTCCCCTGGAAAGACATACAAATAAAATCACTATTCAACGATGGAAAGAAACAGTGAATAACAGAGGATATTCTTATTTCAGGTTGATAAAAATTTGATGCTTGTTACATTCTAGTaaaatttattctcattttaatttggttatttccGTTTACATTGGCGTTATTTGTAGAATATCAGGCGTttaacaagaacatcatttggtTGGATCAGTTTTTCCAGTAGGAAGATGTGCCAAATGATGAGTTCCTCGGTATGGGTCAAGGCACTGCCATTACCATAACATTTGAGAGACTATGGCCGAAGAGCATTGGAATTATTCTCCCAACAATTCACAGCATGCAGCCAGGTATGGGACCAAAAACAGAAGATTGCCTTTTACTTGGGTTGGGTACTACAAACCTTGGGGCCGGATACGGCCATTTCATTTTATCAATACCACTATACATAGTTCGAATATGCCATCTAAATATTCAGTTTCATTGGAAACTCAGCCATGCCActtttttcataaatttaccTCTTTAATTCAAATTcgtgatttaattaaaaaaatcacgcAAGTTGTTTGGACATATAAGCTGATATCCGACATATTTAGGAATCTAATGCCAGctcttgcaaaatctttgcttATCTAGATTGCAATAATTTAACATTTTCTAGGGGGGCAGGGAATAGAAGGAAACATAGGAATTAACGTAGTTTAATAAGGAAAGAAAACCCATTTTCCTGAGCTAAGAAATTGAATTATCTGCTAACAATCTCTAGGAGCCCACAAGTCTACGTTGATTAAGGTCAAAAAATATCAACATCCGCATATTCAACATGTCCTTAAAGACAAAAACAAATTCACAGATGATTTAACTAAGATTGTTCGTGATAGAAGACCGGTGTGCGCATTTTACAGAACCCGGTTTAGGctagtttaatttttttgtttttggttttgtccttattgtttaaaaaaaaaagtactgCTAATTATGATTAATAAGTCACATTTATTtactaatgaaaataaaatgatgatgACAATAGAAAAATCTTGAACAAATTGAATCCAAGACTGACCTGACTTGGACGGAAATCGGAGTCCAAGACTGAGTGAATAACGTGTCACCTCTAGCAGTAGAAAACAGACAAAACTCCCTCACCgtgtcatcatcatcatcatcctggAACACCCTCCGAATCGCTTGGGACCTCCTCACCGCGGCGGCCGCCTCATGGTCTACAGCCATGGTGGCGTTTCTCCAAGGCAACAACGCCCAGGGCACCCTAACGACGGTGGAAGCCGACCCTTTTCTCCCGCTCTCCTGCTTCTCATCCTTTCCCGCGTTATCCCCAGAATTAGCTTTCCCCCGGAATGGAAGTAGGAGCAACAAGACGACGGCGTTTAGTAGCAGCAAGAGGCTCCTCAAAGCACGTAAAGAGAAGAGGGCGTTGATGCGGCCACTAGCGCCAGACGTCAAGGGCTCCACCGCCATCCTTTGAGGCCGTGGATGAGAGCAGCAGCGGGTTGATTCGAGTTTTAGGGAATGGAACGGTTTGTTTGTTTCTTATGGAACTGCCAATGGTTaagaaatggaaaattttaaatttagggtGTGTGAGAAATATAATCGCTGTAGTTGATGAACAGCtcattaaccaaatcaaaatacgTAAACAGGAATGAAAGCAAGAAAATCGTTAACACACTGTGTTTAGATTTTTTACTATTATTCGTTGCCTCTCTTATATACGGCTGGCTGTCTGTGTGTTGGATTTGGAACATTATTAAGCACCCTCTTCcatccattttttttattacaccaacataaaataaaaattcaattttacttctttttgttgttttgacAACAAAACCCCCCCGTTTCAATTTGGGGTTATCTACtacaaattaatttcataaaaaaatacattttcgactttttctatattttgaaattatttactttttcttaaaaaaaaaaaaaaagacacgcTCATTtcgacatgaatttttttttaatatgaaattaaattgagggGAAAAGAATCTGAAAAAGAAAAACTTGGTTCACTTGTTGCGTGGATGGGGACTTGgtagaagaaacaaaaaagaGCTTAGACCAAGGTTCGGAGAGCATGTGTCTAAAGAAAATGGAGGCACGTGGCAGTTTTGCGGCGAACAGACAGAGGAGTAAGAGCGAGGGGATAGTGACAAGTGGGCGCTAAGAGATCTTTGGTATAAGCAGGTGGTGACACGTGTTAACGGTGGCATCAAGAAATGTTATTTTGTCTTGGCGTAGTTAAAAGGGTAGAAAGAGGCTAGGACGGGAATTAATATTTGAGTaaccatattaattttttgtCACCACAATAATCAGCGGACAAAAACAAAAGGTTTCAACCTTATTAAGCCCAATTGTCGCAACCCAAAACTCAAAACCACCTCATTATAATTATGTTGGCACTCCACATCAATTTAATGACTATGAGAATCATAGATAGTGAATGAGCACAACTCAAGTAAATATTACCCTTTAGTATTGcttctaaaaaaaaaacatttttagagataagttaaaattttatgatattgcGAAAAACACTTTTTAGTACATTTTTGGagtttgaaaaaatattttctcttttaaaaaaatattttatttagtaatatttttatctaaaaatattttttagaagtaATACTAAATTGACCTGAAATTGAATACTATTTTGCTAGTATATAAGTAATTTGGCCAAGAATATTGAATATGATTTTATTAGACTCTTGTTTTATAGTATGTATTATGTGTTAAAGTTGAAGCATCTAATTGTGCTGTTGGTCACTGGTCACTCTTCAAAATAAATTGATAtcctataaaatattaaaattttgatgaaaatgaggctaataaaattccaaaataatgGGAAAACATCCCATGTGCTGAGACGTAGGTTGGTTTATCCAGCAATAAATAAACAAGTTGAAAGTGGTGGTTTAATAATAGGATAGGAGATGGCGAGTGTAGAAGCGAATATTCTAAGGGCAAGAAGAGTTTATCCTCTATGTTCCACTGGAAGATTCGAATATCCCATGCACTGCACTGctctctttccttttttttttttataaacccAAGACCAATTAGAAAACGTAGGCGGCCGCACACCTCTCCTCCATCTCTATATTTATTTCGCCCACAACCTTCCATATACCAACCCAAAGCAAAAATGGGTTGCGATAGGTGGGTTATGTTGGTCATTCCCATCATTTATGCCTTAAGTAATGTATCGGGTGAGCTTAAGAGATTTGAGCAACCCAGCAAAGGCGATGGTTCCCTTAGCTTTTTGGTGATTGGAGATTGGGGTAGACGAGGCGCTTTTAACCAATCTCAAGTTGCTTTTCAGGTTCATTTTCCATATACTCTCAACTTCATATTCAACCACATTGCCACACAATCATATATTTAACCTTTCACAATACttgtttctttagtttttctcGAATATCCAAATTTTATCATACGGATCCATGAATATTTTGCAATCTTGCAACATTCAGGCTTTATTTGGCTTCAAAATAGGAAATTGTAATAtgcaaaaagataaaaataaaacattttcttAGCTTGGAATTATTATCATACTTAACCTTTTACACGTTAAATTTATTGCTTTAGTctcttaaaatttataaaatgttaaattaatattttaaaagataataaaatttttgatgcgatgaaatttcattttaaatctaaaaaaaattataaattaatctcAACTTCTAAAAAATTTCTGAGCTCGCCACTCCTCTTTATAGATGGGAAAGATGGGAGAGAAGTTGGATATTGATTTCGTAGTTTCAACGGGAGATAATTTTTATGACAATGGATTGCGCAGCGTACACGATCCGGCATTTGAAGAGTCTTTCACCAATATTTACACTGCAAACAGCCTCCAAAAACAGTGGTACAGCGGTAAGTAATTTCTCATTTActcctaattttcatttttttggttGGGTTTCTAACCTTGTTTTTATTTGGGAAATGCAGTGTTGGGAAACCATGATTACAGGGGTGATGCTGAGGCACAATTGAGCCCTCTTCTTACCAAAATTGACACCAGATGGCTTTGTCTTAGATCCTTCATTGTCAATGCTGGTAATTCAGCaacctccttttttttttatttaactccaAATAATCAAAACCAATAAATAATAATGGGCAGAATTAGCTGAGATCATTTTTGTGGACACTACACCTTTCGTGAAGAGCTATTTTCAAGACCCAGAAGATCACATTTACGACTGGCGTGGTATAAATCCTCGCAAACACTACATTGCAAATCTGTTGAAGGTACACATTAATTAAGAGCTTATTATTGGTAAAAGTATATTATGATTGCATTTTAcccctttatttaaaaaatgaataaattagtcaTTGTAGATTAAATTAAGAGGAAATTGatacttttgttaaaaattttatccatttctaccattaaaGACTGGTTCTTATACACATTTCGCAACATACATCACCATATGGTTATTTCGTTAGTCACAgtagtttttaatagtacaatttgatgaaatttttaacaaaaaaaattaatttgctctttaacttaatatatagggactaatttatctattttctaAGTAAAAGGGATAAAATGCTCTTTGACTCCTAGTACTTTTTACTCTTATTATTTGGTGTGTTTGAATTTGAAGAAATGCAAAGCATTAATTAATAGCTTGACTATACCTATTGATGTTGGATGTGGAGTGTGCATTAAGAGAATCAAATGCAAAATGGAAGATTGTTGTTGGTCACCATGCGATTAAAAGCGTTGGGCATCATGGTGATACTAAGGAACTTGCTACACACCTCCTTCCTATTCTCAAGGTCAATTTCTTTATACCTTCATATGTACAATGTCGATTTTGTTGGCTAAATTCTAGTTTAACCATCTAACATAAACTTGGTATTTTCCACCGTAAAAGTACAGGCTAATAATGTTGATTTTTACATGAATGGTCATGATCACTGCCTAGAACATATCAGTGACACAGAGAGGTAAGAAACAATGGCTAATTTCAACTATCAACTCTAGCATTTATtatatgaagatgatgatgattaaAAGCTTTACTTGGTGCATGCAGCCCTATACAGTTCTTAACCAGTGGGGCAGGGTCTAAGGCATGGAGGGGAGACGTGAAACAACTAAACAGAGAAGGACTAAAGTTCTTCTATGATGGTCAAGGTTTTATGTCAGTGCAGTTGACCCAATCTAATGCAGAGATTGCGTTTTATGATGTAGATGGCAAGATTTTGCATAGATGGAATGcattcaaacaatttggtgatCATTCATCAATATAGCATGTAGGCTTTAGTTTTAACTACGAAGTGTATATGATGTTCTTCGTCTTCAACATACGGCTTGGAATTGGGAGCTGTATGTTAAACTTAATTTGAAGAATTGGTTCCTTACCACCA
It includes:
- the LOC107923149 gene encoding monoacylglycerol lipase, whose protein sequence is MAVEPLTSGASGRINALFSLRALRSLLLLLNAVVLLLLLPFRGKANSGDNAGKDEKQESGRKGSASTVVRVPWALLPWRNATMAVDHEAAAAVRRSQAIRRVFQDDDDDDTVREFCLFSTARGDTLFTQSWTPISVQVRGLVVLLHGLNEHSGRYTSFAKRLNANGFKVYGMDWVGHGGTDGLHAYVHSLDDAVVDLKIFLDKVLAENPGLPCFCFGHSTGGAIVLKAVLDPKVEAQVAGIIMTSPAVAIQPTHPIVMAVAPVISFLVPRYQITVANKKGRPVSRDPQALVEKYSDPLVYTGPLRVRTGCELLRITSYLQQNLREFTVPFFVLHGTDDTVTDPQASEKLYKEAASTDKTIRLFQGLLHDLLFELEREVVTDDIIEWLNCRV
- the LOC107922899 gene encoding purple acid phosphatase 17 isoform X1 is translated as MGCDRWVMLVIPIIYALSNVSGELKRFEQPSKGDGSLSFLVIGDWGRRGAFNQSQVAFQMGKMGEKLDIDFVVSTGDNFYDNGLRSVHDPAFEESFTNIYTANSLQKQWYSVLGNHDYRGDAEAQLSPLLTKIDTRWLCLRSFIVNAELAEIIFVDTTPFVKSYFQDPEDHIYDWRGINPRKHYIANLLKDVECALRESNAKWKIVVGHHAIKSVGHHGDTKELATHLLPILKANNVDFYMNGHDHCLEHISDTESPIQFLTSGAGSKAWRGDVKQLNREGLKFFYDGQGFMSVQLTQSNAEIAFYDVDGKILHRWNAFKQFGDHSSI
- the LOC107922899 gene encoding purple acid phosphatase 17 isoform X2, with protein sequence MGCDRWVMLVIPIIYALSNVSGELKRFEQPSKGDGSLSFLVIGDWGRRGAFNQSQVAFQMGKMGEKLDIDFVVSTGDNFYDNGLRSVHDPAFEESFTNIYTANSLQKQWYSVLGNHDYRGDAEAQLSPLLTKIDTRWLCLRSFIVNAELAEIIFVDTTPFVKSYFQDPEDHIYDWRGINPRKHYIANLLKCALRESNAKWKIVVGHHAIKSVGHHGDTKELATHLLPILKANNVDFYMNGHDHCLEHISDTESPIQFLTSGAGSKAWRGDVKQLNREGLKFFYDGQGFMSVQLTQSNAEIAFYDVDGKILHRWNAFKQFGDHSSI